Proteins from a genomic interval of Deltaproteobacteria bacterium:
- a CDS encoding SAM-dependent DNA methyltransferase yields the protein MARGKRIAGAARNDGATVGYEAQLWQMADALRGSMDAAEYKHVVLGLIFLKYISDAFEEQHAKLVADKKKGADPEDPDEYRAQSIFWVPPEARWQHLKAQARQPTVGQLVDDAMAGIERDNPALKGVLPKDYARPALDKTRLGQLIDMISNIKVGDEASRAKDVLGRVYEYFLSQFA from the coding sequence ATGGCGAGAGGCAAGAGAATCGCGGGGGCGGCCAGGAACGACGGGGCCACCGTCGGCTACGAGGCCCAGCTCTGGCAGATGGCCGACGCCCTGCGCGGCTCGATGGACGCAGCCGAATACAAGCACGTCGTCCTCGGCCTGATCTTCCTCAAGTACATCTCCGACGCCTTCGAGGAGCAGCACGCGAAGCTCGTCGCGGACAAGAAGAAGGGCGCCGACCCCGAAGACCCTGACGAGTACCGCGCCCAGAGCATCTTCTGGGTCCCGCCCGAGGCGCGCTGGCAGCACCTGAAGGCCCAGGCCCGGCAGCCCACCGTCGGCCAGCTCGTGGACGACGCCATGGCCGGCATCGAGCGTGACAACCCGGCGCTCAAGGGCGTGCTGCCCAAGGACTACGCCCGCCCTGCGCTCGACAAGACGCGCCTCGGCCAGTTGATCGACATGATCAGCAACATCAAGGTGGGCGACGAAGCGAGCCGCGCCAAGGACGTGCTCGGCCGCGTCTACGAGTACTTCCTCTCGCAGTTCGCGAG
- a CDS encoding putative DNA binding domain-containing protein produces MDLVELLKRPEGKTLEFKRELSAPDGALRTIVAFANTAGGTLLIGVEDKTGHVRGVAEPLDLEERMANLIADHVVPRLVPELEILPWRRTQVLAVQVHPSPSRPHYLKREGLDGGVYVRVGSTNRRADRELVEELRRFARGEAFDEQPMPDLDSEALDFRAASESFAPVRKISRRDLETLRLVTRHQGCKVPTAGGILLFGRARERHFPDAWIQTGRFRGTDRSRILDRAEIRSHPVRAIEEGIAFVQKHSLHGAEIGAVRRRERWSLPPVAVREAVINAVAHADYAQRGAPLRIAIFDDRLEVENPGLLPFGLTIEDLPRGVSKLRNRVIGRVFHALGLIEQWGSGVQRMTRACRQAGLAPPVFEEIGTRFRVTLFTERVGPSALDETDRAIVDALAESEGLLTSEIAKAIGLTPRATRTRLARLVATGLVREVGTGPQDPKRRYHRTE; encoded by the coding sequence ATGGACCTCGTCGAGCTGCTGAAGCGCCCCGAGGGCAAGACGCTCGAGTTCAAGCGCGAGCTGTCCGCGCCGGACGGCGCGCTCCGGACGATCGTGGCCTTCGCGAATACCGCGGGCGGAACGCTCCTCATCGGCGTCGAGGACAAGACCGGCCACGTGCGCGGCGTCGCCGAACCGCTCGACTTGGAGGAGCGGATGGCCAATCTGATCGCCGATCACGTGGTCCCTCGGCTCGTACCAGAGCTCGAGATCCTGCCCTGGCGGCGCACCCAGGTCCTGGCCGTGCAAGTGCACCCGAGCCCAAGCCGACCCCACTATCTCAAGCGCGAGGGGCTGGACGGCGGCGTCTACGTGCGCGTGGGCTCCACCAACCGGCGGGCCGACCGGGAGCTGGTCGAGGAGCTTCGCCGCTTCGCGCGCGGCGAGGCCTTCGACGAACAGCCCATGCCGGACCTCGACTCGGAAGCGCTGGACTTCCGAGCCGCTTCCGAGTCGTTCGCGCCCGTCCGCAAGATCAGTCGCCGCGATCTCGAAACGCTCCGCCTCGTGACACGCCACCAGGGGTGCAAGGTGCCCACCGCGGGCGGAATCCTTCTCTTCGGCCGGGCTCGCGAGCGCCACTTCCCCGACGCCTGGATCCAGACCGGACGCTTCCGAGGCACCGACCGGAGCCGCATCCTCGACCGCGCCGAGATCCGGTCCCATCCGGTGCGGGCGATCGAGGAGGGGATCGCCTTCGTGCAGAAGCACTCGCTCCACGGGGCCGAGATCGGCGCCGTGCGCCGCCGCGAGCGCTGGAGCCTGCCGCCGGTGGCCGTGCGCGAGGCCGTCATCAACGCGGTCGCGCACGCCGACTACGCGCAGCGTGGCGCCCCGCTTCGCATCGCGATCTTCGACGACCGCCTGGAGGTCGAGAACCCCGGCCTCCTGCCCTTCGGGCTCACCATCGAGGACCTCCCGCGCGGTGTCTCGAAGCTTCGCAATCGCGTCATCGGGCGCGTGTTCCACGCGCTCGGGCTGATCGAGCAGTGGGGCAGCGGCGTGCAGCGCATGACGCGCGCCTGCCGCCAAGCGGGGCTCGCCCCTCCGGTCTTCGAGGAGATCGGGACGCGCTTTCGGGTCACCCTCTTCACCGAGCGCGTCGGGCCATCGGCTCTCGACGAGACCGACCGGGCCATCGTGGACGCTCTGGCGGAGTCCGAGGGATTGCTCACCAGCGAGATCGCGAAGGCGATCGGCCTCACCCCACGCGCCACGCGCACGCGGCTCGCGCGTCTCGTCGCGACCGGGCTCGTGCGCGAGGTCGGCACGGGACCGCAGGATCCGAAGCGGCGCTACCACCGGACGGAATAA